ATCATGTTGTAGGCGCGAGCCGCCTGTTCTGGCGATCCAATGCCTCTTCCCCATGTCCCAACCTTAATCTCTGGCACACACGTCCCCACAACGGCCGCCACACGCCATGGTACTTCTTCTTCAGCGTAGCCGATAGTGGCTTGTCAGACATGAATCTGAAGCTTATTGCGTCGGTGTGTGCTAAGGGGTTCGCGTGGCCCCGTTCTAATCGTAGCGTCGACTCAATAGTGGCCCACCGGGTTGATTCGACGGCGGCGATGCCCGACAGCTGGATCCAACCATTTAGGGTGACCAGGCGCGGCGGCGGTCTATTCAAAGAGGGCTAGGGGGAGTCGAGGTCCGTGGTGTAGGTGGAGGGGAGGCAGGGGCTGCGAGGTGGCTTGGGGCAGCACCAACGTGGTTGCGGTgcgagcgaggggaggaagaaggatGGCCGATGCGGAGGGATGGGGCCAAAATTATCCAGTGACTCAGCTGCTGCTGCTCAAATATAAGCATCAGCCCTCGCGCCTCTTAGAATTTTCCTTAAACCGACTAAGGGTTTGGCTTGATCCGGTGGAGGGGGATTAAATTTCATATAAGTCAAAATTCCTTCAATCCCCTTGAAAAGGGGTGTAATCAAAACGAAAAGCTTAAGATCCGCTTGAGATGCTCTAAACATCGGCGATAATCAGTAACCATATACTGCTAGCAACACTAATCGATCAGCGGGGAACGTGCAACTAGCTACAAATCGATTTTTGCACCTTGGGCACTCCAATCCCCATAGGCTAGAGTACAAATACGAAAGATCCGAGAAAGATTGCACCGCGATCACCATCACCTTCTTATTATTCACTTGTTCTTTTGCTCATATACTACACACCATAATTACCGGACGCAAGTTGCTACACACAACATATCCAAACATCCATGCCACCACCACTCACCCTTCTTCCTCCCCACTGCGCCACCGCCAGCCTACAGCCACCCATTGCATGCCAGGGAGATGACCGGCAAGCTCATCGGGACTTCGCCCTCACGTCTGCCCGGCCAAAAGCTCCGGTCGCCGTATTCCCGGGACGGGAAACACGGCGCCACGGACTCCCGGATCACCGCCACACCGCCCCCTGAACGCTCCTACTCAATCTACTAAGTAAACGGATCATCATGTGTTAGCCCAGCTCCAATCCACCGCCCACTAGTCCGGCCATGGTGCCGTGCTCTCGGCGTCTCGCCTCGCGCCGGCATCCACCGCGGGCGGCGCAAGAACACGGGCGTCAGTCGAGGGGGAAGCACGTGTCCTCGCCGCCGGTGTTCCAGAGGAAATGCGCGTAGGCGGCGGCGTAGTGCGCGTTGCCGGGGTCGGCCGCGATGGCCTGCTGGAACgtctcctccgccgcctcggcgTCGTCCCGCGCCCTCCACAGGAACGTCGCGTACCGgctcagcgcctccgcgtccgccggctCCGCCCGCACCGCCCGCTCGAAGTAGTGCTCCGCCCTGTGATTAAGAGATACGTCGGCAGATCAATAACCACGGTGAAAATGGACGGGCAATTCGTCGAACAACTGGGGGGCGTGACCGAGGGCCTACCGCTTGTGGTCCTTGCGCGTGATGTAGAGGAATTGGGCGAAGTTGGCGAGGATGAGCGAGTTGTTGGGCTCCTCGGACACGGCCAGCTCGTACCGCTGCTCCGTCCGCGCGTACTCGCCGCCGGCGTCCTCCGTCTCGATCTCCGCCTCCACCGGCGCGACCAGGTTCCCCAGCACGCCCGGGTCCGTCAGCTCGTCGGCGCGCGCGTCGGCCTGCATGCTCGAGGCCTCCGCGACCATCTTTTCCCAGATGGCCTGCTCGTCCACGGCGCCGGCGTCGGGCACGACATTCTCCGCGCCCGTCCCCGCCAGCGGCGTTAGTTGCTGTGGCGCGACGCGGCTCAGACTGTAGCGGGATTCGTCCCACCGGTCGTCGCCGGAAGCGCCCGCGACGGGCCGGACATCGCCGCCACTCCCGCTGCCCCCACCGACCGAGGCGGTCCGGCCAGCAGAGAACGTCTTGACCGAAGCCGCGTCGAACCGCGGGTTGGACGGCTCGGTGTGCTGGGCGTCGACCACTGCGgcagccgcggcggcggcggcgacgctgtTGCTCATGGAGTGGACGGTGAAGTTGGCGAGGAGGAGCATGAGGGAGAGCATGAGCGCCGGGGTGCCGGCGAAGATGTGCTGGAAGAGCCAGACGAACGAGTCCTGCATCTCGCCGTGGGCGCGCGCCAGGACGGCCTGCAGGTCGTCGCAGAGCATCTGCTGCAGCGCGAAGCTCTGCAGCTCCCGCACGATGAGCACCATGGAGGAGAAGGCGCGGCCCACCGACTCGCCGGCGGAGCCCAGGCGGAGCCGCCCGTCCCACCGCGACGGCTGCGGcacctgctgctgccgccgctgctgctTCTTCCGCTTCAGCATCCGAAGAGACAGGGGCAGCCCGACGCCGCTCGCGCTCCGCTCCAGGCTCGGCGGCCACCCGCACCCCGCCGTCCGCACCCCCGCCGACGCCGCCAGCTCCTCGATCCGCCTCAAGAACTCCATGTCCCCGCCGCCCACGCCACCTATGTTGGCACTCAGCGCGCACCTCGCGCCCGCgggccgcccctcgccacgccggCGAGACACAAGACCGCCGGGCGCCCAGGATCTCATGAGCCTGCCGCCAAGGAACGGGGACCGCGAGGAGGTCGAGGGCGCGCACGGCGACGGCACGACGGCCGCAACCTGGAAGCCCATGGCTAGGTTGTCTGGTCCTAGTCCCCTTCCCTGCGCGCGGCGAGAGCCCTCGGCCTCTGGTTGGGCCTCGAGATCAGCACCGCGGGCGCGAGGGAGGTGTGAAAACCGCGCACGGCCGTCGAAGGAGGCGGCTGGCTGGATGCGAGCAGACGAGGGAACGCGTCGGGTGCTTTTAACCAAGGAGATCCAGGAGGGGCGTGCGCGTCTTGCCGCCTTGGCCGGTCTCCCGTGAATGTGAAGCGGCCTAGTTGTAGTGTCAC
The sequence above is a segment of the Triticum dicoccoides isolate Atlit2015 ecotype Zavitan chromosome 1A, WEW_v2.0, whole genome shotgun sequence genome. Coding sequences within it:
- the LOC119281552 gene encoding uncharacterized protein LOC119281552, with the protein product MGFQVAAVVPSPCAPSTSSRSPFLGGRLMRSWAPGGLVSRRRGEGRPAGARCALSANIGGVGGGDMEFLRRIEELAASAGVRTAGCGWPPSLERSASGVGLPLSLRMLKRKKQQRRQQQVPQPSRWDGRLRLGSAGESVGRAFSSMVLIVRELQSFALQQMLCDDLQAVLARAHGEMQDSFVWLFQHIFAGTPALMLSLMLLLANFTVHSMSNSVAAAAAAAAVVDAQHTEPSNPRFDAASVKTFSAGRTASVGGGSGSGGDVRPVAGASGDDRWDESRYSLSRVAPQQLTPLAGTGAENVVPDAGAVDEQAIWEKMVAEASSMQADARADELTDPGVLGNLVAPVEAEIETEDAGGEYARTEQRYELAVSEEPNNSLILANFAQFLYITRKDHKRAEHYFERAVRAEPADAEALSRYATFLWRARDDAEAAEETFQQAIAADPGNAHYAAAYAHFLWNTGGEDTCFPLD